ATCGCGCAGAAAGCTACGACGTTCTGGCGTCTTTCGACGCCTTCGACGAGCACCACCGCGTCAACGCGTTTCCCGAAATCGACCGCCCCCTTCGTGACGTTATCGACCGTTTTGTCGACGCCCTGGATTTGAAGTCTGTATGAACAAAATCAAGTATTACTGCTTGCGTTACCAACCCTACATTCTGGGGGTGTGCTTCTTCCTGGCGATTTTCGTCGTGTGGGGCATCGGCCGTGCGTTCGGGTTCAGCTCACTTAACAGCCTGCTGAGCGGGATCGGCGTGTTCCTGCTGCTGTCAGCCGGTTATGTACTGCTGCTGTACCGGGGCGTGTCGCGCCATCACAACCTTGAAGGGCTGCTGCGCGAAGACGCCGATCAGGCGGTGCTCAATGCCAGCCCCGCCGACCGCGAAGAAGTCAGCCTGCTGCGCGAACGCCTGCTGCAAAGCATCGAGCGCCTGCACAGCAATAAACCACGCGGCACCCAGGCCAAAGACGCGTTGTACGCGCTGCCCTGGTACTTGGTGGTGGGCCAGCCGGCTGCGGGCAAAAGCACCATGCTTTACCAGTCAGGCCTGAACTTCCCGTATGCGGAGCGTGAAGGCGCACGCGTTGCAGGATTGGGCGGCACGCGTAACTGCGACTGGTTTTTCAGCTCCGAGGCCGTGCTGCTGGACACCGCCGGACGCTACATGCACGACCAGGAAGAAGCCGGCAAATGGCGGGCATTCTTGCAGCTGTTGCGCCAGCACCGTCAGCGTCGACCGCTCAACGGTTTGATCGTGACTGTCAGCATCCACGACATCCTGCAATCCTCGATTGAGGACCAGGAACGCATCGCCAAGCGCCTGCGTGAACGCATTCAGGAAACCCACTCGCTGCTGGAAGTGCGCCTGCCGGTCTACCTGGTGTTCACCAAATGCGATCTGGTGCCAGGGTTCGCACCCTTCTATCGTCAGCTGGACGACGTGGCCCGTGGCGAAGTCATGGGCAAGACGTTCGCCCACAAAGGTTTCGAACAGGCCGACTGGGGCCAGCGCTTTGGCGTGGCGATGGATGAGCTGATCAGCTATTGGCAAGAGGTCGCCAACCAGCAATTGGCCCTGCAGGACATCCAGATCACCCGCCAGGATTCGGCGGTGTATCGCTTCCCGCTGGAGCTTGCCGCGCTCAAGCCACGGTTGCAGCTGTTCGTCGATGCGTTGTTGCGGGCCAATCCTTACCAGAGCGCCGAGTTGCTGCGCGGGTTCTATTTCACCAGTGCACTGGACGCCGATCAGCCGGAACTGGGGCTGCATACGCGTGAAGTCACCGAGCGCTTTTCGCTGGAAAGCGATCACGCCATCGTCGATGGCCAGGCCGAGCCACGGCCGCTGTTCATCAACAGCCTGTTTCGCAAAGTCATCATTCCCGACCAGCACCTGGTCGCGCTGTACACCACCAATCACCGCGAGCGCAGGCGCAAGGCGGCATGGATCGGCGGCGCTGGCCTGGTGGCTTCGCTGGTCTGCGGTCTGTGGGGCTGGTCGTACTGGAACAACCACCAGACCATTCAAAGTATTTCCACGGAGCTTACGCAGGCCGCCGCCGATGACAGCGCTGCCACCGGTCAATACACCGACTGGCAAACCCTGGACCGGATGCGCTTCTGGACCGCGCACTATTACGCTCAGCACCACGATGAGGGTGTGCCGTTGCGCCTGCGTCTGGGCCTTTATCAGGGTTACGACGTCGAGCCGCTGCTGCGCACCCGGTATTTCTCGCGCCTCGAAAGCGTGATGCTCAAGCCAACCGCCGACAACCTGACCCGCTCCCTGTACCTGCTGACCACGATCAAGGTCTATCAGCGCAACGCCAAGGATTTGCAGCCGGTAACAGGCGTCGACAGTGTCGAGCCCAAAGCACTGCCCGTCGACAACCGCGCGCAGTCCATCGCCGACTTCGGCAAGGCCACCCTGGACACTTACGTGATGCTGTCCCGTGCGCAACGGGAGAAGGCGGATCCCGTGTTCCTGAAAGCCAGAATGCCCGATTACTGGTACCCGGCGATTGCCCGCCAGACCGGCAAGACGATCACCGCCAACAGCGGACCAGGCTCCAATCAGGACTATGAATACGCAAGCCGGCAGATCAATTTCTACAGCGATCAGATTCACGAACTCGACGTGCCGCGCATCCTCGACAACGCGTTTCTGACCTCAAGCTCTCGCAACTACATCAACAGCTTGCTGACGCAGACACTGCGCTCGATTGAAACCATCACGCTGGAATCGGACACCTTGTTCGCCTTCGGTCGTGCTGATTTCCAAAGCCTGAAAAGCGAAGGCCAGGGCCAGTTGAGCGCGATTGCCGGCAAGCTGTTGAGCACCCCCAACATCGGCAAGATCATCATCGCCGGTCACGCCGACCAACTGGGTGACCGACAAGGCAACCTGCAGGTGTCCAAGCAGCGCGCGCAGACCATCAAGACTTATCTGGTGGGCAAAGGCGTGCCGTCCGAACTGGTGGACGCCGTGGGCGAAGGCAGCGAGAAGCCCTTGGTCAAGTGCGACATGCAGCAGCCGCGGGCTCAGTTGATTCAGTGCCTTGAGCCAAACCGACGGGTAGAGATCGAAGTGCGCGCGCTCAATTGAGCTCGCGGTCTAATTGAAGAAAACCGGCGCCTGGGTCATCGAAACATGAGGCCGGGGCAGCGGTAACGAAGCCTTTCTTGATCATTTCAAGAAGGTTAAAGCAAAGGGCTGCGACCTGTTCGCAGGTGATGCAGGCCCTTAAATGAAGGAAAGGAGACGTAAGAAATGGCATTTGACGCATACATCCAAATCGACGGCATTCCAGGTGAAGTTCTGGACGACAAGCACAAGGACTGGATTGAAGTGCTGGGCTACGAGTACGGCGCCACTCAGGCGACGTCCGCTACTGCCAGTTCTTCGGGCGGTGCTTCTTCCGAGCGCGTTGCACTGAGCGATTTCAGCATTCGTAAAGCCGTGGACAAAGCCTCCGCCAAGCTGTTCGAAGCCTGCTGCAAAGGCACGCATATCGCCAAGATCCAGCTCAACGTCAACCGCGCAGGCGGCGACAAGCTGACCTACCTGACCATCAACC
The DNA window shown above is from Pseudomonas sp. BSw22131 and carries:
- the tssM gene encoding type VI secretion system membrane subunit TssM, with product MNKIKYYCLRYQPYILGVCFFLAIFVVWGIGRAFGFSSLNSLLSGIGVFLLLSAGYVLLLYRGVSRHHNLEGLLREDADQAVLNASPADREEVSLLRERLLQSIERLHSNKPRGTQAKDALYALPWYLVVGQPAAGKSTMLYQSGLNFPYAEREGARVAGLGGTRNCDWFFSSEAVLLDTAGRYMHDQEEAGKWRAFLQLLRQHRQRRPLNGLIVTVSIHDILQSSIEDQERIAKRLRERIQETHSLLEVRLPVYLVFTKCDLVPGFAPFYRQLDDVARGEVMGKTFAHKGFEQADWGQRFGVAMDELISYWQEVANQQLALQDIQITRQDSAVYRFPLELAALKPRLQLFVDALLRANPYQSAELLRGFYFTSALDADQPELGLHTREVTERFSLESDHAIVDGQAEPRPLFINSLFRKVIIPDQHLVALYTTNHRERRRKAAWIGGAGLVASLVCGLWGWSYWNNHQTIQSISTELTQAAADDSAATGQYTDWQTLDRMRFWTAHYYAQHHDEGVPLRLRLGLYQGYDVEPLLRTRYFSRLESVMLKPTADNLTRSLYLLTTIKVYQRNAKDLQPVTGVDSVEPKALPVDNRAQSIADFGKATLDTYVMLSRAQREKADPVFLKARMPDYWYPAIARQTGKTITANSGPGSNQDYEYASRQINFYSDQIHELDVPRILDNAFLTSSSRNYINSLLTQTLRSIETITLESDTLFAFGRADFQSLKSEGQGQLSAIAGKLLSTPNIGKIIIAGHADQLGDRQGNLQVSKQRAQTIKTYLVGKGVPSELVDAVGEGSEKPLVKCDMQQPRAQLIQCLEPNRRVEIEVRALN
- a CDS encoding Hcp family type VI secretion system effector is translated as MAFDAYIQIDGIPGEVLDDKHKDWIEVLGYEYGATQATSATASSSGGASSERVALSDFSIRKAVDKASAKLFEACCKGTHIAKIQLNVNRAGGDKLTYLTINLEEVVVSSVKAVAGGSQDGEDKAVSDLPIEEISFNFARIKTTYTQQSRSDGQGGGNVTGGWDRTANKVFA